CGAAATGGTGCTTTGGGTTTGGATATAACTGGCCATGAGGTTGCGGACCTGCCCGGCATCACCCATGGTTCTTTGGGAATCCCAAAGTACGGTTGGCTTGGCTAGACCGTTTCGTCCCAGGGGATCCAGTCCCATTGCCGCCATAAATCCGCTTAACCCCTTGGCCTGCGGGAATACGGAAGATGACGCCAGCGGACCGCCGCCGGAATAACGGTAATTATTAATGGCAAATTTTATGCTGTCATTATCGTTCACTGCCGTACCGGTTTTGGTATAAGTGAGGTTTTGGATACGGCTGCCTATCGGTTTGCTGATATTGATTTGGTAGCTGACACCGGTCAGCATATCATAATTATAGGAAGGCCAGTTGGCAGTCTTGGTTGTTACGTTACGCAGGTTGTTTACGTCCACCAGGCCATTGACAGCTGTTCCGGCCGCCACCTGGTCAAAATAACAGGCAGTCAGTTCCAGGTACTGTTTGAGTTGTTTGCCGCTTATTTGAATGGTAAACATATAGTTTTCATAAATATATACGCTGGAAACATGTTGCAAAGTAACATTGCCCTGGGGAATCAGAGCGGTCGAACTAAAGCAAGCTGCCGCCGCAACATCGGCCTTGCCATAATACATTTGAACCTGGTTGACCAAGTCAACCAGCGGGGTATACATTTTGTCGCCATTCGCGCCGTAGTATGCAGCAGTTGAAGTACCGAGCCTCGTATTCAGATAATTTTTGGTGGCGGTGTCCCAAGGCTGAGCCATGGATACAATGGCCGGATCATCGGCAACGCTGTTGGCGCTTAACAAAGCGGTTGACACATTTTGCACTTGCCATTTTCCGTTTACTTTGGCAAAGCTGAGCAAGCCTTCAGCCAGGTACGCGCCCCACCGGTACGGCGCCATGGTCTTGACCCCGTTGATTACACCGTCGGCATAGGTAACACTGGGCGAAACACTGCTGTCGACATTGCTGGAAGCGAAGCTGGTCATATTTTGCGCGGTCCGCACATGAGTATGGCCAGAAACAATTAAGTCAATACCGGGGCATTTATTGGCAATGGCCACAATGCCATTTTCCGGATAAGGCGTGGAAACGGAAGGAATGCCCGAATGCGACAATACCACAATGGCATTGACATTTTGCTGTTTTAAAATGGCGATATTGGCATTGATGGCGTCTTCCTGCGAAGTGAATCGAACTCCGTTGTAATTTTGGGGTGCCTCAAAATTGGGAATGGCCGGAGTTACTGTGCCGATAATGCCGATCCGTATAACATCCCCAGCAACGCCGGTGGTGCCGGAAACGTCAATTTGTTTTATTGTGTAAGGTTTTATGTATTGCCATGGCGTATTGGTGAGTACACTGCGGGTATTAGCAGACAAACAGGGCGCCCCGGAAGGAATAACGAATTTTTTTAGCAAATCCAAGCCGAAATTGAATTCGTGATTTCCCAAGTTGATAGCATCATACCTCATTTGATTAAATGCTTGCATCATCGGATGAACGGTCCAGCCTTTATTGACGGTGGCGTAATACGCATCCAGCATGGTTCCCTGAATGATATCCCCGTTATCGACCAAAATGTTGTATGGGTATTTGCTGCGCTCTTGTTTTACCAGCGAACTGATCCGGGTCAAGCCGACAGTTGAGCCATCGGCCGCTGCAGGTGCGGCGTTAGACAGATAGTCCCAATTCAGGATATTGCCATGCAGGTCGGCTGTGCCCAAAACGGCAACCGCCACAGTGGAATCAGCAAAGACATTTTTTATCGATACCGGCATCGCCAGCAATGCCAATAACGAACCGGTGGTTTTTAAAAATTTTCTGCGGCTTATACGGCTTACATTGGGTTGTTTCAATACTTCCAAGAACTTATTGTACTTTTTCATTACATACTCCTCTCATTTCATCACTTTTGCTTTTGATTGCATATCCAATCATTCAAACCTTAAAATTTGCAGGTCACTCCGTAGTGCATACCATTGAAAGTAACATCTTGATTAAAAGACCCAGCCGCCTCATCATAAAAATGTAAATTTTTTACTCTTTTTTCCAGATAGCTAATATTCAATTCTATATTTTTATTGAGTTTTTGGGCAAGACCGATTTCGTAACTGGTCAAATCCTTTCCAAAAGCGACAGCGCCGTAAGCGTTCATATCCTTACTAATAGGCGTGTTGCCAATAAGGCCGATCTGCCATAATGTTCTCCTGTCTGAACTTACTCCGAAGGTGGCGCTTGTATCAAGCGGATTTTGCACAGTGTAGTCGCTCTTAGCCTGCACCATACCGACAAATACAGCCGACTGTTTATTCAGGCTTTTTAATAGGTTGAATTCTCGAAAATCAACTTTATACTTGGACACATTATCCGTATCGCTATTGTAAGCCCAGCCGCTATCGGCGGAAATACTGCCATAATTAATGCCAAAACCTTGTCCCAATCCCGCCGTTAGGTTAAAGTCCAGATGTTGTTTTGTATCATACTGCAAAGAGCTGTTTGGATAATCCGCCACTTTATTCGTTACCTTTATTTTGCTATCGGCAACAAAATTCAAATCCAAGCTTACCTTGCCGGCAGAATAGTCGGTTAACGGACTGGCAAACCCGACCTGTGTCGCCAGCATAGCGCCAAGTAATACAATTCCTACTTTATTTTTCATGCAATGTCCTCCTCATATTTGTCCTATCCGTTGTAAATTATGTGGTCAGCAACCTCCTTACATGCGCAGAGCTGCATACTTTTTCCTGATTTCTGCAGTCTTCTCACTTCCTACACTTATTGCAATTGGGTATTAGCAGTATGTAATCGTAATCACTTTCGGTGGGTTGTTTTGAATAACCATTCCCCCTTATATGACTAAATTTACTATTATAGTACAGATAATTGCAAACTCGCCTGTTTTACCTAAGTAATAGCGAGTCTTCCTATATTGTTATTGTAAAATTTACTTTTACCAGACAAGTTAAAATCTGTTTAAAAAATGTTTAAATTTTCCTAGAGTCAGAAAGAGTCAGGGGACGGCAGAAAGAGTCAGGGGACGGTTCCTCGACTCTTTGTTACGACAAGAAAAGAGTCACAGAACCGTCCCTTGACTCTTTTGGTTCTCTGACTCTGCATTTATTATCTTAAATCCAGGTTACTTTTCTTAACGCCCGCCGGATACCACGCTGAAACTGATACTTGGGATAGCCGACCACCATGGCGGCGAGAACTTCGTTTTCCTCAGGTATCTGAAACAAATTCCGCAATATCTTACTCCTTTGGATTACAGGGGGAACCAGTCCGATGGCTGTTGCGCCAAGACCGAGGGCATGGGCGGCTAACAAGCCGTAAGTAAGACCAATCAAGGCATCGTGGGTATGGTTTTCTGCGGCTTTGTCCGCATGGAATACCAGCATGGCGGGAGCCCCGCGCAGGATTACATCTTCCCCGCTTTTCTCCATACGTGGTAATGACATCTTCATTATCGGCATAACCTGGTTTTTCATCGTATTAAATATCTCACGGTTAACGCTTAAACGGATGATTGAGCGAATAAGCGGATTTTCCATTCCTTGCAGCATTTCCTGGTAGGATTTCGCCGTGTATTTCAAAGCTTCATCAAGCACAGCCCTATTCTGGACAACGGTAATTTCAGTTTTATGAGGCGGAAAACCCATCGGCGCCATTGCAACCGCCTCAGTTATTTTTTCAAGCAAGTCATTTGGCACTGGTTTGTTTTGAAACACTCTTGTCGACCTGCGCGTGGCCAAGACGTTGTAAAAAGCCTCGGCTTCAGTTTGCGGTGCCGGCAAGGCAAAAAAATCCTGGTCATAAGCCAACCCAGCGATTTTAATTGATTGGGTCGGACAGACCGCCATACAGTGTCCGCATTTGTTACACAAATGTGTTTTGCCCGCGTCAAGAACAATCGCACCTTTCTGATCCTGAACGAAGATCCTATCTGGGCAAACCTCAAGGCAAATCCCGCATTTCCGGCAAGTCTGATCAACAATAGATTTTTCTCCTGCCATTTCTCCACTCTCCTCCCTAAATTGCTTCCACTCTATAAACTAGTTCTCCGCATAACCTTAATAGAATTCTTTCAGTTTTTAAATCTATAATTTTCTCAGATTAAATTATGTTTAGACATTTTAGACATAAATAAAATTCTGCAAAAAAACAGTAGTTTTCCTGCAGAACAACCTTAACTCTATGTTAAACTTTAAAACAGGACAGTTTTGGACTCACTTTAAACGTGTCTAGCGTTTTGCTGTCCAAAACAACATCCTTCGCTGTATTGTACTAAATAACCCCATGATACACATAATAAGGAGGGACATTACCAGCATTCCGGCGAGCACTCTGGCATAATCAAAAAAATCAGCATAATACAGTACAAAAAAGCCTAAGCCTGATTTTACGCCAAACATCTCCGCAACTGTCAATAAAATAAAGGAAAATATCAGCGATGTTCCGGCGCCGCTGAAAATCAGGGGCAGCGCCGCCGGTAAAATAATTTTTCGCAGCAGTTTGAAACCTTTAAGACCTAAAGTCCGGGCGTTGTCAAGATATTTTTCTTCAATTAAGACAACGCCTTGGATGGTACTCATCAAAATCGGCCACAGGCAACCAATAAAGATGATGGATGTTGATGATAACCAAAACGTTGGCATCAAAGCTATGGCATAGGGTGTATAAAGATTGGGAGGGATAGGGCTTATTCCGTGAAACAACGGCGCTAAGTTTTCTCGTAAGGTTTTATGCCAGCCGATAGTTAACCCACCCGTTATGCCAACTACTAATGCTAAACAATAACTGGGCAGCAACAATCCCAAAGAGCTCAATATTCCCTGGAACAGCAATTCTCTCGACTCATATAAGGCAACAGCCACTTTCGGCAAACCGGGAAAAAGAGTGGGATCGGCTATACCCAAACCATCGGTCGCTGCTTCATAGGCCAAAACGCTTACGGCAACGATCATAAAAACATAGCGATATTTATTAAAATAGTCCACCGTTTCTCTTCTCCTCGTTTATATGTGGAACACATGAATACATTGATGCCAATTCTTTAATGCAGTAGCTAATTTTGCGCTTTATATCGTTCTTCCAGCTCCTTGGTATAAAATTGATCATTAGGATATTTTTTCTGCAGCTCAGTCAAAGCCTGACGATAAAGGTCAGTATTAATATGCTTGCTTACATCTACTTTTTCCTGGGCATAACCAATATGTTTCATATGTTCCCACATTGCGATTACACCCTTGCGATTGGGATCGGCGCTGTAAATCTGGTGTGGTTCAAGGACCAGAGCCTTGGTGGCTTCCTGGTCGATTTTGACAAATTTTTGCACTGAGCTCACTACCTGCTCAGGCTGTTCTTTGCGGAATTTTTCCGCCCGAATCAGCGCGCTTAAAAATGCCCGGTAGCTGTCAGGATCTTTGTCTACCGCATCTTTCTTAGCTATGATCCGGCAACATACATGGTCAGTGTAGAAATCGTTGCTCCAGCCGATTACAGCAAGCCCTGCCGCCTTGGCTTGGGCAGCCACAACATTATTGGCAATTCCAATATCGGCTTTATTGCTCTTAACTGCTTCTACCACAGCTACCGGGCTTTTCATTTCCAAAACAGTGACATCCTTATTTAAGTCAATACCGGCGTCATACATGGCGCCGCGCCAGACAACATCCGGCGTATACAGCCGCGGTGTTGCGATTGTCTTGCCCCGGTAATCTTGCATCGACTTGATTGCGGCTGCCGTCTCAGGTCTGGCAACAACAGGATGGCCGCCGCTTAACTGACCGCCAATAATCACGAAATCCGCACCGTTGTTTATTACTGCGAGCGGTCCGGCGGTGCCAAAAGATACCCCCACATCAATTTTGCCGCTGCTTAAAGCCGCATAGGCATCCGTCGAGGCAGTAAACTCAACGAACTCGACTTCAACCCCTTCTTGCTTAAAATATCCCTGGTCCTGAGCTATTTCAGTCAAAACAGCCGCTTGCGGCGTATAACCGACCAGCAATTTCTTCAGCGGCTTCTGGCCGCTTACAGCAGGCTTGCCTGGTTGTGACGTACCACACCCGCTAATAGTTAACATAATTATTAAAAACAATGCCGACATGATTAAACCAATTTTTTTCATTTTCAGACTTAGCACTCCCGTCAATTATTATTACAGATGTTTTACAATATCTTCATTTAACAAATCAATTAGATGGTTTCTTAATTCTATAAACGCAGCATCGTGATAAATTGTCTCTCTTATCCTTGGCCGGGGAAAGTTAACCGCAATTATTTCTTTAACCGCTCCTGGGTTTAAGCCTAAAACCACTACTTGGGTTCCCAATAACAAGGCCTCTTCCACATCGTGGGTAACAAAGACAACTGTTTTGCGACTTGCGCCCTGATTCAGCCATAAATCGAGCACTAAATCCTGGAGCTTGGCTCTGGTAACCGCATCCAGGGCGCCAAACGGCTCATCCATGAGCAGCATGGGTGAGTTAATGGCAAATGCCCGGGCGATAGCAACCCTTTGTCGCATCCCTCCGGAAAGTTCTCCCGGCATTTTCTGTTCAATTCCCGGTAACCCAACTGCTGTTAGATAATCGCCGGCAATTTTTTTTAAATTACTTTTGGATTCATGCGGCAAAGCCTGCCCCAGGGCCAGCAATAGGTTGTCCTGCACACTGAACCAGGGAAACAAACTATATTCCTGAAAAACAACCCCCCTGTCCAGTCCCGGTTCCATCACCTCTTTATCATCCACCAGAATTTTGCCTGCCGTGGGACGATTGAGACCGGCTATCAACCGCAGCAAAGAACTTTTGCCGGAACCCGACGGACCTACAAAGCAAGCAAAATCGCCCGGACTAATAGCCAAATTAATGTCACTGAGAACGAGCTGTTCGCCATAAGCCAGATTTACATTTTGAATATCAATCCCGTACACCGGTAAGACCGCCCCTTAAATAAATTTCGACTGTACGCGCAATAGCCCCCTAAAAACCTGCCGCAATTAGCTACTTATGCCGTAGCATTGTCAATTTGTCTTGAGTGACGGGATAACCTATTTCCCGGACTGTATTCATCATCGCGTGAATATTTTCAAATGGCACTTCCGTGGGCAGACTGCAACCTGATGCGACGATATAACCCTTGGGAGAGTCAAAGGTCTTCGCGACACAGTCGATGACAGCCTGTTTTACGTCCGCAACCGATCCCTGCAGCATTATGGCCGACGGGTCCACGTTTCCCGTCAGCCGGACCTTAGCTCCAACCCGTTCCTTAGCAGCGGCCATATCAATGACATTGTCAAGACTAAGACAAGCCGCGCCTGTTTCCACCATGTCTTCCCAAATTTTGTTGGTTTTGCCGCAGATATGTAATGTAGCCGATTTTCCCCGGGAATTAATGTAGCTTATCAGTCTCTTCAGGTATGGAAAAGCAAATTCCCTGAATTGTTTGGGGCTAATAAGGGTGGAAGACGCGACAGGATCACTCAGGGTGACGCCGCAGCCGGTGTCCAAAATGGCTTGTGCCCATTGTAGATTTGCGTCTAAGGCTATCTCGCAAAGTTTATGAGCAGCTTGCGGGTCGCGCAGCATCAACTTGGTTAATTGCTCGGTACCGATGAGAAATGAAGCGGTGGTAAAAGGACAAGTAACAGATCCAATAACCCCTACTTCCCGGCCCACTTCATCCAAAGCAATTTTCATAGCTGACAGGAATTCGGGAAGTTGTCCGTCTTTATAAGGATTAGGGGGCTGCAACCGGCCAATATCGGCGATATCCTTTATCGCCGGGCTTTCCAAATGGGCGGTTTCATCAAGGGGATACATCACTTTGGCGCCCATCGCCTCGGCTTGCACGTACAAATCGGTAAAAATTCTGACGACATCATATTGAAATAATTTGTAAGATTCTACCTGGGCCTTGGCAATTAGGGCGCCGTTATTCCTAAATTGTGATATTTTGGCGCCAATGACCCTGGCGGCGCCATTACCCACGGAAGGAATACAGGGAAGCCTGTCCACAGCCTCATTCTTATTGTACGCCGTCAATCTCTCAAGCGGCGTGATCTGATCTTTAAACACTACCGGTTCACCTCATTATCGCATTTCATGCATTTACAACCTTCAGCTTGAAGTCTTAGATCAATTCTTTGGTTACGAGGACTGCGTCCGTAGCATTGGCCGCATACCCATCCGCCCCGATTTTTTTGGCAAAAGCAACCGATACCGGTCCGCCGCCAACTATCACCTTAAATTTGTCTCTTAAGCCTTCATCTGCCAGCAATTTAATAATGTCCGCCATTTTGTCCATGGTGGTACTCATAAGCGTTGCCGCCGCTATCACCTTAGCTTGCTCCGCCTTTGCCGCCGTGACAAATTTTTGCGGCGGCACATCCCGCCCCAGATCAATAAGCTGATACCCGGCGGTTTCCAGCATCATTTTAACAATGTTCTTGCCGATGTCATGAGTATCGCCTTCGACTACGCCGATAACAATCTTGCCTTTGGCCTCACCGGTGGATTTCAAATGGGGCTTAAGAACAGCCAACCCTGCGTACATAGCATCAGCACACAAGAGTAATTCTGGAATAAAATACTCTTCCTCTTCGTAAAGCTTACCGGCCCGTGCCATCCCGGCGGAAAGCCCCTTTTCAATGGCTTCAAATGCGTCAATATCCTGCTTGACCACCTCAATAGCAACAGCTGCGGCTTTTTCTTCCTCCATTTCCACAACCGCGTCGGATAACTGCTGAAAATACCGTTCTTTTTCCAATTTGCTGCATACCTCCGCTCCTACATATAGTTACATTTTAACCCATAGATAGACTATATTACAATAAAAAATATTATCGATTCCAATTCTTAACCGTAAAACAAACAAGCCAACCGGCAGCATTACAGTGCAAACCGGTTGGTCTGTTTTTTTCAGATATATGATAATTTAGCAGAATATCCGCAATCGGTTGGTACCCGTGGATATGCTTAACGGCAATGAAGGCCCCAGCTCTCCGTCAAGATCGCTGTCTACCGGTTCGTCACACTCAATATGAATGTTCGTTGCCTGCAGATAGGTAATATGGGGATTGTGCGTATGCTTGCCGGCAAAAATGCTTAGAAACAGCCCCATTAGTTCGGAAATACTACATTTATTGACAATAAGCAGGTCCAGCTTGCCGTCGTCAATTTTGGCGAGTGGCGCCAGATTGGGAAAACTCCCTACCATCCCGCTGTTCATCACCAGAAACAAGATAATATCGTCTTCAATGGTCCGCCCGTCGGCATTGATGCGCATCCTTAACGTCCGAAAATTAGGTAGTTGGCCCAACCCCTTAATATAATAAGCCATCCGTCCCAAGGTGTTTTTTAAAGCCGGATCAACCGTATGGGCAATTGAAGTCCATAGTCCGGCGCTGGCAACATTCAGAAAGTAATCACCATTGACTTTTCCTACGTCAACTGCCCGGGGAACGCCACTGAGTATCGCCGGCAAGCAGTGTTTCAGTTCACCGCCGACACACAAATGAGTGGCAAAATCGTTGCATGTGCCGCTGGGTATCAGTCCCAGCGGCACATCCAGCCGGCTTTTCAGCATAATATTAACCACTTCATGGATCGTCCCGTCACCACCGGCGGCAATAATCCCGTCAGCACCGTAATCAACTGCCAGTTGGGCAAAATCGGCATTGCCGCCGGGTTCCTCTTTGCCCCTGGTCCGAAACGGAATAAGTATGCGGTTGGCTTTTTGAAAATACTCGATCATTTCATCCAGGTGAAACTTAAATTTCGCATCACCGGCTAAAGGATTATATACCAGAATATACTTTTTCACCGCGAAACCTTCTCCTGTTTAAAAAGATATTCCTCGTGCCCTATAAT
This window of the Methylomusa anaerophila genome carries:
- a CDS encoding bifunctional metallophosphatase/5'-nucleotidase, coding for MKKYNKFLEVLKQPNVSRISRRKFLKTTGSLLALLAMPVSIKNVFADSTVAVAVLGTADLHGNILNWDYLSNAAPAAADGSTVGLTRISSLVKQERSKYPYNILVDNGDIIQGTMLDAYYATVNKGWTVHPMMQAFNQMRYDAINLGNHEFNFGLDLLKKFVIPSGAPCLSANTRSVLTNTPWQYIKPYTIKQIDVSGTTGVAGDVIRIGIIGTVTPAIPNFEAPQNYNGVRFTSQEDAINANIAILKQQNVNAIVVLSHSGIPSVSTPYPENGIVAIANKCPGIDLIVSGHTHVRTAQNMTSFASSNVDSSVSPSVTYADGVINGVKTMAPYRWGAYLAEGLLSFAKVNGKWQVQNVSTALLSANSVADDPAIVSMAQPWDTATKNYLNTRLGTSTAAYYGANGDKMYTPLVDLVNQVQMYYGKADVAAAACFSSTALIPQGNVTLQHVSSVYIYENYMFTIQISGKQLKQYLELTACYFDQVAAGTAVNGLVDVNNLRNVTTKTANWPSYNYDMLTGVSYQINISKPIGSRIQNLTYTKTGTAVNDNDSIKFAINNYRYSGGGPLASSSVFPQAKGLSGFMAAMGLDPLGRNGLAKPTVLWDSQRTMGDAGQVRNLMASYIQTQSTISPNTNANWTLTSN
- a CDS encoding nitroreductase family protein encodes the protein MAGEKSIVDQTCRKCGICLEVCPDRIFVQDQKGAIVLDAGKTHLCNKCGHCMAVCPTQSIKIAGLAYDQDFFALPAPQTEAEAFYNVLATRRSTRVFQNKPVPNDLLEKITEAVAMAPMGFPPHKTEITVVQNRAVLDEALKYTAKSYQEMLQGMENPLIRSIIRLSVNREIFNTMKNQVMPIMKMSLPRMEKSGEDVILRGAPAMLVFHADKAAENHTHDALIGLTYGLLAAHALGLGATAIGLVPPVIQRSKILRNLFQIPEENEVLAAMVVGYPKYQFQRGIRRALRKVTWI
- a CDS encoding ABC transporter permease; its protein translation is MDYFNKYRYVFMIVAVSVLAYEAATDGLGIADPTLFPGLPKVAVALYESRELLFQGILSSLGLLLPSYCLALVVGITGGLTIGWHKTLRENLAPLFHGISPIPPNLYTPYAIALMPTFWLSSTSIIFIGCLWPILMSTIQGVVLIEEKYLDNARTLGLKGFKLLRKIILPAALPLIFSGAGTSLIFSFILLTVAEMFGVKSGLGFFVLYYADFFDYARVLAGMLVMSLLIMCIMGLFSTIQRRMLFWTAKR
- a CDS encoding ABC transporter substrate-binding protein — translated: MKKIGLIMSALFLIIMLTISGCGTSQPGKPAVSGQKPLKKLLVGYTPQAAVLTEIAQDQGYFKQEGVEVEFVEFTASTDAYAALSSGKIDVGVSFGTAGPLAVINNGADFVIIGGQLSGGHPVVARPETAAAIKSMQDYRGKTIATPRLYTPDVVWRGAMYDAGIDLNKDVTVLEMKSPVAVVEAVKSNKADIGIANNVVAAQAKAAGLAVIGWSNDFYTDHVCCRIIAKKDAVDKDPDSYRAFLSALIRAEKFRKEQPEQVVSSVQKFVKIDQEATKALVLEPHQIYSADPNRKGVIAMWEHMKHIGYAQEKVDVSKHINTDLYRQALTELQKKYPNDQFYTKELEERYKAQN
- a CDS encoding ABC transporter ATP-binding protein; this encodes MYGIDIQNVNLAYGEQLVLSDINLAISPGDFACFVGPSGSGKSSLLRLIAGLNRPTAGKILVDDKEVMEPGLDRGVVFQEYSLFPWFSVQDNLLLALGQALPHESKSNLKKIAGDYLTAVGLPGIEQKMPGELSGGMRQRVAIARAFAINSPMLLMDEPFGALDAVTRAKLQDLVLDLWLNQGASRKTVVFVTHDVEEALLLGTQVVVLGLNPGAVKEIIAVNFPRPRIRETIYHDAAFIELRNHLIDLLNEDIVKHL
- a CDS encoding uroporphyrinogen decarboxylase family protein, which codes for MFKDQITPLERLTAYNKNEAVDRLPCIPSVGNGAARVIGAKISQFRNNGALIAKAQVESYKLFQYDVVRIFTDLYVQAEAMGAKVMYPLDETAHLESPAIKDIADIGRLQPPNPYKDGQLPEFLSAMKIALDEVGREVGVIGSVTCPFTTASFLIGTEQLTKLMLRDPQAAHKLCEIALDANLQWAQAILDTGCGVTLSDPVASSTLISPKQFREFAFPYLKRLISYINSRGKSATLHICGKTNKIWEDMVETGAACLSLDNVIDMAAAKERVGAKVRLTGNVDPSAIMLQGSVADVKQAVIDCVAKTFDSPKGYIVASGCSLPTEVPFENIHAMMNTVREIGYPVTQDKLTMLRHK
- a CDS encoding corrinoid protein, producing the protein MEKERYFQQLSDAVVEMEEEKAAAVAIEVVKQDIDAFEAIEKGLSAGMARAGKLYEEEEYFIPELLLCADAMYAGLAVLKPHLKSTGEAKGKIVIGVVEGDTHDIGKNIVKMMLETAGYQLIDLGRDVPPQKFVTAAKAEQAKVIAAATLMSTTMDKMADIIKLLADEGLRDKFKVIVGGGPVSVAFAKKIGADGYAANATDAVLVTKELI
- a CDS encoding diacylglycerol/lipid kinase family protein; translation: MKKYILVYNPLAGDAKFKFHLDEMIEYFQKANRILIPFRTRGKEEPGGNADFAQLAVDYGADGIIAAGGDGTIHEVVNIMLKSRLDVPLGLIPSGTCNDFATHLCVGGELKHCLPAILSGVPRAVDVGKVNGDYFLNVASAGLWTSIAHTVDPALKNTLGRMAYYIKGLGQLPNFRTLRMRINADGRTIEDDIILFLVMNSGMVGSFPNLAPLAKIDDGKLDLLIVNKCSISELMGLFLSIFAGKHTHNPHITYLQATNIHIECDEPVDSDLDGELGPSLPLSISTGTNRLRIFC